In Haloarcula salinisoli, one genomic interval encodes:
- a CDS encoding glutamate--cysteine ligase has protein sequence MDETGSPENFTRMGTLGIEEECYVVDEHGRPTSGTDELVYEGEPPEILDGRLDHELFKSVIETQTPLIEAPGDAREQLLSVREALVEYAASEGFGIAAAGLHPLAKWRELEHAEKPRYRAQLDRIQYPQHRNTTAGLHVHVGVDDPDKAVWVANELRWHVPVMLALSANSPYWNGFDTGLQSARAKIFEALPNTGIPTAFEDYAAFERFERRMVENGSIDDRGELWFDVRPHSGHGTVEVRAPDGQADPDRVLAFVEYVHALVEDLAARYEDGESGTDLRRELLDENKWRAIRNGQSASFLSRDGEATLSLEDIVEADCDRLDIDGIRTLLAAESGAERQRRLRGEGVQSLAAALELQY, from the coding sequence ATGGACGAGACGGGGTCTCCCGAGAACTTCACCCGGATGGGCACGCTCGGTATCGAGGAGGAGTGTTACGTCGTCGACGAGCACGGCCGGCCCACCTCGGGCACGGACGAACTCGTCTACGAGGGCGAGCCGCCGGAGATACTCGACGGCCGGCTGGACCACGAGCTGTTCAAGAGCGTCATCGAGACGCAGACGCCGCTTATCGAGGCACCCGGCGACGCTCGCGAACAGCTACTGTCGGTGCGCGAGGCACTCGTCGAGTACGCCGCAAGCGAGGGGTTTGGCATCGCCGCGGCGGGGCTTCACCCGCTGGCAAAGTGGCGCGAGCTCGAACACGCCGAGAAGCCCCGGTATCGGGCGCAACTGGACCGAATCCAGTACCCACAGCACCGCAACACCACCGCGGGGCTGCACGTGCACGTCGGTGTGGACGACCCGGACAAGGCGGTGTGGGTGGCCAACGAGCTACGCTGGCACGTCCCGGTGATGCTGGCGCTGTCGGCGAACTCGCCGTACTGGAACGGCTTCGACACCGGGCTGCAGTCCGCCCGGGCGAAGATTTTCGAAGCGTTACCCAACACCGGCATCCCGACGGCGTTCGAGGACTACGCGGCCTTCGAACGGTTCGAGCGCCGGATGGTCGAAAACGGAAGCATCGACGACCGCGGAGAGCTGTGGTTCGACGTGCGCCCGCACTCGGGCCACGGAACCGTCGAGGTGCGGGCGCCGGACGGCCAGGCCGACCCCGACCGCGTGCTCGCCTTCGTCGAATACGTCCACGCGCTCGTAGAGGACCTCGCGGCCCGCTACGAGGACGGTGAGTCGGGGACCGACCTCCGGCGGGAACTGCTCGACGAGAACAAGTGGCGCGCGATTCGGAACGGCCAGTCGGCCTCGTTCCTGTCGCGCGACGGCGAGGCGACCCTGTCGCTCGAGGATATCGTCGAAGCCGACTGTGACCGCCTGGATATCGACGGGATTCGGACGCTACTTGCGGCCGAGAGCGGCGCAGAACGGCAACGGCGGCTCCGCGGCGAGGGCGTGCAATCACTCGCCGCGGCGCTCGAATTGCAGTACTGA
- a CDS encoding fibrillarin-like rRNA/tRNA 2'-O-methyltransferase codes for MTLPDGVPRHDFDGTTSIATKGHPEYGEATDGEWRRWDPHRSKLGAMLALGMDTGLEGGQKTLYLGAAAGTTVSHVADFGGPTYAVEFAPRPTRDLLDVADHRENLFPLLKDARKPETYAHVVEPVDVIVQDVATRGQARVAALNRQFLDDGGRLLAAVKARSEDVTADPEDVFDEVVAELQESYEVLETEQLAPYHEDHLGVVARPLE; via the coding sequence ATGACGCTCCCTGACGGCGTCCCTCGCCACGACTTCGACGGCACGACGAGCATCGCCACGAAGGGCCACCCAGAATACGGCGAGGCCACCGACGGCGAGTGGCGCCGGTGGGACCCGCACCGCTCGAAGCTCGGCGCGATGCTCGCCCTGGGCATGGACACTGGTCTGGAAGGCGGGCAGAAAACTCTCTACCTCGGTGCCGCCGCCGGCACGACGGTGAGCCACGTCGCGGATTTCGGCGGGCCGACCTACGCCGTCGAGTTCGCACCCCGACCCACTCGGGACTTACTCGACGTGGCCGACCACCGCGAGAACCTCTTTCCGCTGCTCAAGGACGCCCGCAAGCCCGAGACATACGCCCACGTCGTCGAACCCGTCGACGTCATCGTCCAGGACGTCGCCACCCGCGGGCAGGCCCGCGTCGCGGCGCTGAACCGCCAGTTCCTCGACGACGGCGGCCGCCTGCTCGCCGCGGTCAAGGCCCGCAGCGAGGACGTGACTGCCGACCCCGAAGACGTGTTCGACGAGGTGGTGGCCGAACTGCAAGAATCCTACGAGGTGCTCGAAACCGAGCAACTGGCCCCCTACCACGAGGACCACCTCGGCGTCGTGGCGCGACCGCTGGAGTAG